One Papaver somniferum cultivar HN1 chromosome 10, ASM357369v1, whole genome shotgun sequence genomic window carries:
- the LOC113318491 gene encoding uncharacterized protein At1g03900-like yields MSFDEEEAFEHTLLVVREVSVYKIPPRSTSGGYKCGEWLQSDKIWTGRLRVVSCKERCEIRLEDPNSGELFAACFVLPGQRENSVETVLDSSRYFVLKIEDGSGKHAFVGLGFTERNEAFDFNVALSDHEKYVKRDTDKEEGESSDDHIDIHPAVNHRLKEGETIRINVKNKPASGTGMLSAAGLSGGGSAAIAKPKPLGLAPPPTGAGKIRSPLPPPPNDPVAARLTSGGAVLKSPKPAADPLSDLSQVRRHLPSPTGTESTKNSAAGWAAF; encoded by the coding sequence ATGTCATTCGACGAAGAGGAAGCATTTGAACACACCCTATTGGTTGTTCGTGAAGTATCTGTATACAAAATCCCTCCTAGAAGTACTAGTGGAGGATATAAATGTGGTGAATGGTTACAATCAGATAAGATCTGGACAGGTCGTCTTCGTGTAGTTTCATGTAAAGAAAGATGTGAGATTCGTCTTGAAGATCCTAATTCAGGAGAACTTTTTGCTGCTTGCTTTGTTCTACCTGGTCAAAGAGAAAATTCAGTTGAAACTGTTCTTGATTCGTCACGTTACTTTGTTTTAAAGATTGAAGATGGAAGTGGGAAACATGCTTTTGTCGGGTTAGGATTTACCGAAAGAAATGAAGCATTTGATTTCAATGTTGCACTTTCCGATCATGAGAAGTATGTTAAGAGAGATACTGATAAGGAAGAAGGTGAATCTAGTGATGATCATATTGATATTCATCCTGCTGTGAATCATAGATTGAAGGAAGGTGAAACCATTCGGATAAATGTTAAGAACAAACCTGCTAGTGGAACTGGCATGCTTTCGGCTGCTGGGTTGTCTGGTGGTGGTTCTGCTGCCATTGCAAAGCCTAAACCTCTTGGCCTTGCACCACCACCTACTGGAGCTGGAAAGATTAGGTCACCACTTCCACCGCCACCTAATGATCCTGTTGCTGCTCGCTTAACTTCTGGCGGTGCTGTACTCAAGAGTCCTAAGCCTGCTGCTGATCCTCTATCTGATCTTTCTCAAGTCAGAAGACACCTTCCTTCGCCAACTGGTACTGAATCCACAAAGAACTCTGCAGCCGGATGGGCGGCATTTTAG